The sequence CCCACAGGTAGAACTGTGACTTGAGTCAGGTTTGGTTGTGCAAGTGTCACCTCAGGGTGTTTTGGAGGGGAAGCTGTAGTCTGCTGGAGGGATGTACAATGTCCAGCCTCCATAGTGGATTCTGGAGTGGTGGTTTGCTCTAGGTCCACATCATGAACTCTGACGCTGGATGATGTTGAATGCTGACCTTGATCCTTACTTGGATTTGAAACTGTCACCTCCTGTTGGAATGGAGATTGAAGTACAACATACTGAGGTGCCGCTGGAGGCTGAGTTGGGGTGTGCTGCATGATTGGAGAAGGTACAGTCTCCATATTGCATCCTGCAGTAATGGTAATTTCCACATCCATAGGTTGAATTGTGAGTTGAGTCAGGTTTGGCTGTGCAAGTGTCATCTCAGGGTGTTTTGGAGGGGGGAGCTGTAGTCTGCTGCCAGGCTGCAGAATGTTCAGACTCTGTAGTAGGCTCTGGAGTTGTGGTAAGTTCCAGGTCCAAAGGTTTAACTGTGATACTGGGTGATACTGGATGCTCAGCATGATCCTGATCTGGCGCTGGAACTGTCACTTTGGAGTATAATGGAGACTGAGCTACGACTTCCTTAATGAGCTCTGGAGGCTGAGCTTGGGTCTGCTGCATGGTTGGAGAAGAATCAACCTCCAAAGTGGATTCCAGAGTTAACGTAGGTTCCAGGTCCAAAGGTTGAACTGTGACCTCAGTTAAGGTTGGATGCTGAGCCTGAACTTGCTCTGGATTTGGAAGTGTCACCTCGTGGTATGTTGGAGGATGTATAGTCTCCTGCAGGGGTGTGGAATGTTCACCCTCCATAGTAGGTTCTGGAGTTGTGGTAAGCCCCTGGTCTAAAGGTTGAACTGTGACACTGGGTGATGCTGGACGCTCAGTGTGATCCTGTTCTGGTGTTGGAACTATTGGGTTCTGATATACTGGAAGCTGAGCTACAAAAACCTCCTTAGGTGGTTCTGGAGGCTGTGTTAAGTTATCCTGCATGGTTGGAGAAGGTTCATCCTCCTTAGTGGGTTGTGGCCTTATGGTCAGTTCAAGGTTCAAAGGTTGAATTGTGACCTCTGTCAAGGTTGGATGCTGAGCCTGAACTTGCTCTGCATTTGGAAATGTCACCTCGGGCTATGTTGGAGGAAATGCAGTCTGCTGCAGGGCTGCAGAATATTCAGCCTCCGTTGTAGGTTCTGGAGCTGTGGGAAGACCCTGGTCCAAAGGATTaactgtgactctgggcaagtttaAATGCTGAGCTTGATCCTGTCCTAGTGTTGGAATTGTCATCTCATAATGCACTGGAGTTTGTGCTACAACCTCCTTAGGTGGTGCTGGAGGCTGAGATGGGACCTCCTGCTCAGCTGGAGAAGGTTCTGTCTCTTTAAGGGGTTCCAGAGGTAGGCCTGGGAATGCCTGTTGGACTGGAGAAGATTCCATGTTCTCAGGGGGCTGTAGAAGGTGAGGAGGGTCCCTTGAGGGACTGGAAATAGTTCCACCTTTGCAGGGAGTTCTGGTGAATGAGCCTGAAGCTCCTGCTCTGTGGGAGAAGGTACCACCTTCTTAGGGGGCTACGGACATATAGCTGAGCTCCCCTGGGGAACCGGAGACTGAGCTGGGGCCTCGTCCTGGATTAAAGAAAGCTCTATCCCTCCAGGGGGATCTGGAGTCTGAGTAGAGTCCTCCTGCTGCACTGGAGGATGTTCAACCTCATTAGTGGGCTCTAGAGTTAAGACAACCTCCAGATCCATGGGTTTAACTGTGATATTAGGCAACATTGGATGTTCAACTTCACCTGGACCTAGAGGTGAGAATGTCACTTCATTATGTACTGAAGGTTGAGCTGCACCATCTGTAGAGGCCCCGGGAGGCTGAGTTCGGCGCTGATACTGGACTGGAGAAGGTCCAACCCACTCAGTGGGCTTTGGATGCTGAGCTGAGCTCTCCTGCTGGCTTGGAGAAGGGTCAGTTTCCTCAGGAAGCTCTTCAGGTTGAGTTGGGGCTCCCTGCTGAACTGGAGAAGGTTCAACATTCTCAGAGGGGCTTGGATGCTGATCTGAAAATTCTTGCTGGACTGACAAAGGTTCCAACTGCTCAGGGGACACTGTAGACTGAGCCGAGGTTTCTTGTTGGGGTGGAGAAGTTTCAACCTCATTAGTGAACGCTGGAGTTACGATAAGTGCAAGATCCGCAGGTTTAACAGTGACATCGGGCCACTGCAGAAGCTGAGCTTGATCCTGACCTAGAGAAGAAACTGTTGTCACAGGATGCTCTGCAGAGAAAACTACAGTCACATTAGAGAGCTCTGGAGATTGAGTTGGAGAGGATTCCACCTCACCATGAGACTCTGGATGCTGAGCTGTGGCTTCCTGCTGAGGTGGAGAAGGTACATCAGGAGCCTGTGAAAGCTGATCTGGACTCTACTGCTGGCTTGTGGCAGGTATAACCTCTTCTCCACGATGCTCCGGATACTGAGCTGGGGTCTCCTCTTGTACTGAAGGTTTATTACGTGTACTGTCTTCTAGAGTTCGGCTGGAGCCTCCTGCTGAACTGGCAAAAGTTCAACCTCCTTAGGTGGCTGTGAAGGCAGTGTGGGGGCCTCATGTTGCACCGTAGAAAATTCTGCATTAGTAAGGGGCACTGAGGCTGAGCTGAAGGCTTGCGCTGATTTGGAGAAGGTCCCACCTCTGGAGTGGGTTCTTTCGTTATGGTAAGCTCCACATCTGCATGTTTGACAGTGACACCGGATAAGTCTGAATGCTGAGCATGAGGGTGACTTGGAGGTGAAACTGTCATTTCATGATGCTCTGGAGGTTGAGCTGGCTGTTCCTGTTGAGTCGGAGAAGGTTCCACCTCCCCTGAAGAAGGCTCTGGAGGCTGAGCTGGTTGCTCCTGCAGGGTTGCAGAAGTTTCTATCTCCGCTGGAGACAGAGCTGGGATCTCCTGCTGGGTTGCAGAAGATTCTGCCTCATTAGGGGTCTCTGGATACTGAGCTGAGGCTTCCTCCTTAGTTGCAGAGGTTTCAGGTTCTCCAAAAGACTCTGAAAGCTGAGCTGGAATGTCCTGCTGGGTTGCTGTTTTCACCTCCTCAGGAGGCTCTGTAGGCTCGGAAGGCTGAGTCGGTTGATCCTGTTCACTTGGAGAAGGCTCAGCGTCCACAAGAGGCCCTGGGGGCTGACCTGTGGGCTCCTGCTGGGTTGGAGAAGGTTCAACTTCCCCAGGAGGCTCAGAAGGCTGAGCTGGTTGCTCCTGCTCCCTTGAAGGCTCaacctctccaggaggctctggAGGCATAGCTGAGGTCTCTTGTTGGGTTGGAGAAGATTCTGTCCCCTCAGGATGCTCAAGAGGTGGAGGAGTCAGGGCCTCCTGCTGAGCTGTAGGAAATTCAGCTTCCGTAGTGGGCTCTGGAGTGATGGTTAAGTTCCAAATCCAGAGGTTGAAGTGTAACACTGGGCAAGTTGGAATGAGCGTGACGCTGAACGCCAGGTAGAGATGCTACCTCTTCATTCACTGGAATTTCATGTACATACTCAGTAGGGAGACCTGGAGCCTGAGTTGGGGCGTCTTGATAGAGTAGAGAAGGTTCACCTCCTGAGGGCTCTCTGGAGGCTGAGACAGGGTCTCCTGCTGGACTGGAGAAGGATCAACCTATTTAGTGACCTGTGGAGTTATGGTAAGTGCCAGATCCATAGGTGTAATAGTGAAATTGTACAAGTTTGACTGCTGAGCTTCATTTACCCCATGATGTGCTACTGGTCGAACTACAAGCTCCTTAAGTGTCTCCAAAGGCCGGGCGAGGGCCTCTTGAGGACTTGGAGTTTCTAGTTCCTCAGGGACCTCTGAAGGCTGAGGTGGAGCCTCCTGCTGAAGTGGAGGTGGTTCTACCTCTTCAGTGAGCTCTGGATGACGAGTCTGGGCCTTCTGCTGGGATGGAGAAATATCTCATCCTCCTCAGAAGACTCCCCGTCGTGTAGCTTTTGTGCCATACTTTCCTTGCGTGTGGTGTTGAGAGGCCTATACGTATCCCTATGTCAAAGTGGCCGCGTTCTCCCGAAAGAGCCCTCCtagaaacagaaagggaaatattaATTCTGCATCTCCCCTGCTTTCTCTGGCCACAGTACTTTCTCCTCCTCAAACTTACCTGACTCTCACTTTCCCCTGAGCTTCTCTTACGCAGCAGAAATCGAAAAAAGCCCCTTGGAGGAAAACACACACAGTTAGTGTTACATGTCATTTTTCATCTCTCTCACAGTGTGTTATCTCTGGTCGTATTAGGACTAAATGGGTACCTCAGTCCATAATCACAATGACCAAAATCACAAGAGACCTGGGATCTTGAAAATCATTGCATGCATGCTGTCCTTCcagttctctgtgtctgtccaAAATGGCCCTCTAGTGTCTCTGGGGagacttttacatgtagcttagCATGGAGTATAGGCAGGATTTTCAGCCCCCCTCACCTTTCTCGGTCCTTGGCCAAGTGACATCGTGCAGAGAAAACACTGCACAACGGCGCTGGGCAGAAACACGTTACTCTCTAGATGCGCTTCACACCAGTCCGCTTTGGATATAGTCGCACATGCAGCATTtgctgggggtgtgggtgtggggagaaggTGCTTTTATTTTCCTGGCTGCTCTATCCTATAAGTTGAATCACACCAAGTAAACACCTGAAACCAATGAGCAAAGTTACTATACCTCTCTGACTTTCATACTGCAGGCTGTCACTGAGGTGTCAGTGAATTGTGGGATCAGTTTAAAGGCCATGACCAGCAGGGAAACACAAAATACTCTTTTTGAAtacaaatagaagagaaaaacatcagagtGCACAATAAGTTTGTTTCAGAAACTACTTATGTCCATATGGTACGTGTATACTGAATTGTGACATAAAAGGTAGCTCACAGCCCAAGCACAGTGCGATCAGTAGAGAAGTCCTCAGTGGAAAGGGACCCTCTTCTTTTTGATAATCACTAGCAGTATGACCATGGGGCAAgatattttccctttctccttctccattTCCTTATTATTAAAGGAAGAGACAAACTACTGTCTAACGTTTCTCCCGGTTAAAATTCTATGAGGTTTGGATAAAGGGAATAGAGAGTAGGGGCATAAAAAGCAGTAGGATGAGAAGCGAAGTTTCCTTGCCAAATTACAGAAGGGACTCATATGTTCTACCTTTTGTCAGCTTTGAGTGAGGCCAGCCCCTACATCCCCAACCATGTGTATTCAGTCCTCATGATTAAAGAGAAGAATCAAGTAGTAGGAGGAGGAAAGGTGGCTTTGATTCTCAGTTTGTGGGTTCTGAATCTGAATTACTTATCATCCTTACCTCAATGAGACAGAGAATTGTAACCAAAATCGTCACTACTACAGTTACAGATATTGCCAAGATGAGTTTGTCGTTATAGCCATATCCTGGAACTTCTTTTGTGagctaaaaataagaaataacagtttttttaaaacaaggagaTGGAAGGGATGAAAGCTAACTATTTTTAAtcctattctaaatgatagtTAACTATTCTTAAAATACTATAAAACCCAATCCTTTCAGGCGACTAGCTTCTATAAGAACAAGCCAAATTGAATGTTATTAATCTTATCATTAGCAATTTCttctacagtttatttatctacACATTATTTATCTTGTGTTATGCCTTTTCTCATCTACCCTAGGAATAGTGGCACACTCTCTAAACGAGCAAAGTGGGAGATCACTGTCTTAGCCAGTTTCATGGCTGAAGATAAGATACAGACTAGGAGCCCATGGTATTCCTGCTTGGGCACGTTAATGCCATGTCCTAAACTGAGTAAAAGTCCAGCTCCCATGTGTCAGGGCTTATCCTCACCTCACTTGACTCCTGCTCTTTCTGCTCACTCTGGGCTTCTGTGCTCTCTCTGATATAGTTGTCAGTTTTCCACTGGTCCGTATGCCATTCCGCTTTGGAAGCATTTACTTCTTGCTGCTTGCTGAGAAGTTTCATCAGGAGGCCTGTTTGAGACATGAGGTTGGCACAGGCCAGCTGCACGTGGGTCTCTGAGCAGTCCATTTTCAAAGTCTGGATAACATGAGAAATGAGCCTTCGCATGTCATTGTTGGGGATGAGGGACTGTAGCTGCTGGTTTAGCTGAGTTTCAACTTGATCACCTGGGGATGTGAGCCCTGGGAAAGTGAAGTCTGTGGGCTCGGAGGATAATTCAGTGCCCGTGTTGTGGTACTCCCATTGTGTTTTGTTGGTGTGTTGAACAGTTGGCATACTGTTGTCTGCAGCAACAGTAGAATGTGCAGTGAAGACGTTCCCATGGGTAGTGTTTCCAGGGCCGTTTCCTCCTGGCAGAGTAGAGTTTCCTCTAGAAACAATTTCATCAGAAACATTTTATGCAGTATTGTTTTCTGAAGTAGTGTGTTCTGTAGGATGGTCTGACAGAGAAAATAATGCTAGAAAAGGATTTTCCTAAGAAGTCACTTCTCTTGAAGGTGAAACAGCCTCTCGTGGAGGGGAATTTATGAGACTCCTCGCTACAGAGAATGGAGAGCTTGCAAGCATCATTCTATTGAGTGAACTTTTCTTTCTGAACTTTCGACTCCttttgactttgggttttctgtgGACCCGATGAGACTGAGTTTTATGCAAGATATATTTTTCACCAGAAGGTGAGATTAGTTCAGGAGCCTCAATATTTCTAACTCTAGCCTTTACagcttctaaaacaaaaatagtgtGGGATAAGTCTTTTGATTTGCTTTTAACCTCAGATGGGGATCTTGGACGGATGGAGGCAAAAGGCCTGCCCTTGAAGTACTGTTTCAGGGAAGAGGAGCCTGCTGCCTTGTGTTCCTTTATGAATGAAGACTCTGCATTGGACGACTTTCCCACCAGCTTCCTGGGCCTCTGCACCATGAGAAGCTGTTTCAGCTTTCTTGGGGATGGTCTCCTGAGCCTTCTTTCTTCGGCAGTGTTCGCCACAGATTGCTGGGCATTCTGTTTCCTCCTGACGCTCTCATCTCCCACTGCTTTGAGGTGCATTTTCTGTATGCCCCTTGGGCCCCTGAGGACCCTGTTCACTCTCAGCAGATGTTTCTCTGTAATCTCAATCTTTGCTAGGCTGTCTTTCTGTGGTTGGGCAGCTTCCAATTTCTTTTGAAAGATGTAGAGTTTAAACATGGTACTTAAATGGTTGGAACGCGTATGCGTGGcaggtttttcttcctttataaccTCATcaaatttttcttcagtttctgcatctaaaaattttccagaaagtgaagtttcttcaatttatttttattagttgaaTTGTTGGGTACAGCTTTAACAGAAGGGCTCCTTGTATTGATTTTCAAAATGCCCAGTGGCATATCTTCATCTTGTGTATTTGAAAAAAGAAGTTGAATGAATGGTAATAATGTTGATTCCACATCTCCTAGATTCCCCTCTGAGATAAAAGGCAGTATGTAATTCAGTGCACTGATAATATCACTTCTATTATTAAAGTCCAGCTGCTCGTTCATGAAGCCTGACAAGCTGACAGCACTTTATCTGAGGATGCCCTCTCTGACTCAATAGTCAGCTCGCTGCTGTTCTTCTTCCAGGCTTGTAACGCCTTTATCAACGATCCTTCTGCATTCCCTATagatgtttcttcatctgtcaaaaatAACTGTTTTTGATCATTGAAGACTGATGGGACAGCTTTTAGTCAGtccacagccaaataaattaggAATCACTCAACATTTGAGTGCCacttaggagaaaaagaaacacacacttaAGCCTATGACTGGCAACAACAAAATGCGAAAAAGATATCTCTTGAAAAACTGGCTATCTACTCATAAAATTCTGTAGCGTGAAATATACTAACTATATTCAGGATTACTCCACTGGTTCCCAGGGGCCAGAACTGAAGAAACTCCAAGGCTGGAAGACAAATATTCCCCTACTCAGCTGGACTCTCTGCAGATCTACTGTGACTCCTCAAATTTATATACCCCATACTGTCCTTCCTCAGAGGCAGAGGAGTGTGAGCCTTCCTCTATCCACCTCTTTAGTGTGCTTGTGTCCTTGCTACTATCACAGATGACCACGACAACAACCGCCATTAACAGGTCGTCATCTGGACATTTCCTTCTCCACCCACCCACCGAGTCCTTTGCTCAGTCCCTGATTCCACATATCCCAGCCCTCAAAACAGAAGGctctatacagaaaaaaaaaaaaacactatgtcCGCCCGAGCTCTTTGTTAAAATTAAGCAGGGATCTGGGGTATAAGAGATTTGCCCAATTGTAGGCCAACATGGAATGTTCGACAAATCAATGGAATAATACTTGAGGTCCAAAATGCAGAAGGGAAAAAGCAACTTCTGTCAGATGGCTactttgctttcatttcattttacttctaATATTTCCAGCTTTACTTGGGGAACCATCCAAAGCTTCTGACTGTGTGAAGGTAATGTATACCATTGTGTAGCTGGGCTTCTCTTCCAAAAGgattaaaagtatttttcctgAGGGTCAAAGGAGGAGGGAAGTGTCATGAGAAAGGAGGAGCATGGGCTTGCAGAGAGCCCCAAATTGGGGAGAGGAGATCGGGGCACTAGGGTCATAGCACTTAACACCTCTGATCTTGtttctcctcacctgtaaaaggaaattaaaaatgccttttctgcCCACTTCTGGGGGAGAAGGGAGTAATACAACTAGTAAAAAAATTGtttgggggagttccctggtggtctagtggttaggacccgGCACTTTccctgctgtggcccgggttcaatccctggttgtggagctaggatcccacaagctgtgtgtcacagaccaaaaaaaaaaaaaaagtgttgaaaaATCAgcaatattgtctttttttttttttttaatattgtctttATATAAGTAGCAAAGTGTTATTATTTATGATGTGCTCTACATCAGTGACAGAGACCTGTATTCAAGCTACAGGGGCATGAAAGCACATTTTGGAAGTCACCAAGTTAGTGCCAATAAATCTAATATATAGCAAAATAGTTGAAAGCCCCTGAGTGTTTTCTGGATAGAAAAGTTTCAGATTCAGAGCAAGTTAAGAGCTGGACAGTCTAAGAATAAACTAGCTCTCCCATCCATTAGAAGGGCTAGGTAGCAGCTTCCGGTTATGGAACCAGAAATCTCAGGCTCCAAATGGGACATAAAACAGCGTCACTTGTACTCTTTATAaaattgcaaaaacaaacaaaataaaaacatatttacacCTGTCCTATAAGACAAATGGTACTTGAGAcctaatgtatataaaatcagtTTACAAACTGTGATGCACTATATCAATAAGTTCTCATTTGCAGAGGGCACAGCATAGGATATGTGGCCATTAATGTTAATTCCCTTCCCGcttccattcctttctcttgTCCCTTTATGTAGGTGGATCAGTAACATTATTAAGCTAACAATGTAACTGAGCAACAATTAGCTTAACAATGTAACCAACACTCTCATTCTTACCAAGGGGGTAGTTCTTAGAAACTTAGGGAGCTGGaactctgaatgaatgaattaaaataatgaaattgcatcattaattttaattttaaattaat comes from Delphinus delphis chromosome 1, mDelDel1.2, whole genome shotgun sequence and encodes:
- the LOC132427352 gene encoding LOW QUALITY PROTEIN: leucine-rich repeat-containing protein 37B-like (The sequence of the model RefSeq protein was modified relative to this genomic sequence to represent the inferred CDS: substituted 1 base at 1 genomic stop codon), with the translated sequence MGRILSENDLTELHKDSFEGLLSLRYLNFSCNKIPSVVQRTVEPLPFLQFINLGCNLLTELRFGMFQAWHGMQVLYKLILNRNPLTTVEDSYLFKLPALKYLDMGTTQVSLTTIESMLMMTLELEKLILPSRMACCLCQFKNTIEVVXKTVKLRCDSECLTDVTRCDEETSIGNAEGSLIKALQAWKKNSSELTIESERPTDFTFPGLTSPGDQVETQLNQQLQSLIPNNDMRRLISHVIQTLKMDCSETHVQLACANLMSQTGLLMKLLSKQQEVNASKAEWHTDQWKTDNYIRESTEAQSEQKEQESSELTKEVPGYGYNDKLILAISVTVVVTILVTILCLIEGLFSISAA
- the LOC132427293 gene encoding leucine-rich repeat-containing protein 37A3-like; translated protein: MPPEPPGEVEPSREQEQPAQPSEPPGEVEPSPTQQEPTGQPPGPLVDAEPSPSEQDQPTQPSEPTEPPEEVKTATQQDIPAQLSESFGEPETSATKEEASAQYPETPNEAESSATQQEIPALSPAEIETSATLQEQPAQPPEPSSGEVEPSPTQQEQPAQPPEHHEMTVSPPSHPHAQHSDLSGVTVKHADVELTITKEPTPEVGPSPNQRKPSAQPQCPLLMQNFLRCNMRPPHCLHSHLRRLNFCQFSRRLQPNSRRQYT